Part of the Nitrospirota bacterium genome, AGATAGTGCATCCAACGCTTGCAGCAGCAATGGATGGAAACAAAAAGGGCTGACCATCAGGCCAGCCCTTTTATAACAAAGAACATATACAATTGGTTATTTCATTCTTCTGACTTCCGCTACCTGCATCCTTGTCACAGCCCGCTCGATTGCAGCTTCAGCCCTCTTGAAATCTACATCTTCCGCCTTCTTGAGGCGTTCTTCAGCCCTCTTCATTGCCGCCTTTGCACGTTCGATATCGATCTCATCAGACCTCTCGGCGCTATCAGCAAGAATCCTTACCATGTCCGCACCAACTTCTGCATATCCCCCGCTCACAAAGAAGATCTTCATCTCATTTCCCATTTTACAGGTGAGCATGCCAATACGAAGCATTGTTACAAAAGGCACGTGACCAGGCAGAACACCAAACTCGCCCTCACTGCCGGTTGCCGTTACTTCATCGATCTCTTCGCTGAAGACAAGGCCCTGCGGCGTCACTATCTCAAGAAGAAGTCTTCCTTCAGTCATTCTTACCTCGACCAGCCAAGCTTCCGTGCATTCTCTTCGACCTCTTCGATACCACCGCACATGTAAAATGCCTGTTCAGGAACATCGTCATACTGCCCGTCAACAACTGCCTTAAAGCCCTTGATGGTGTCCTCAACCTTCACGTATTTTCCAGGTCTGCCGGTAAAGACTTCCGCGACACTGAAGGGCTGGCTCAGGAACCTCTGAATCTTTCTTGCCCTTGAAACCATCAATTTATCATCCTCGGAAAGTTCCTCCATACCAAGGATCGCTATGATGTCCTGAAGCTCCTTGTATCTCTGGAGAATCTTCTGCACGCTTCGTGCCACCGCATAGTGCTCCTCGCCGATAACCTTGGGATCAAGTATCCGTGATGTTGAATCCAGAGGGTCAACCGCAGGATAGATACCAAGTTCTGATATCTGGCGGGA contains:
- a CDS encoding F0F1 ATP synthase subunit epsilon; its protein translation is MTEGRLLLEIVTPQGLVFSEEIDEVTATGSEGEFGVLPGHVPFVTMLRIGMLTCKMGNEMKIFFVSGGYAEVGADMVRILADSAERSDEIDIERAKAAMKRAEERLKKAEDVDFKRAEAAIERAVTRMQVAEVRRMK